ATGTTCGGCGCGACGCTCCTCGCCGGTGCCGGGTGGGTCGGCACCCCGGGCCGGCTCGCGGTCGAGCGGTGCGTGGACCACGAGTCGACCTCGTCCGACGGTGACGTCGTCCGGACGTACTGGTGCTCCGGCACCTTCCGCCCGGACGACGGCGGACCGGAGATCGAGCACGTCACGCTCAAGGGCGGCCGCGGCGACGCGTACGTGCCGCCGCGGCCGGGAAGCTGGTGCTACGGCAACTCGCCGGACCGTCCATGGTGGTGCAAGGGTGACCAGCCGACCTCGGTTGCGGTGCGCTATCTCGGCGGCGAGGCGTGGATGTTCGGCAACGGCCTGCTCGTGCCGGGTCCCGTGTCGCTCCTCGGCCTGTGCGGCTTCGGGCTGGGGCTGCTGCTGACCCTCCAGCAGATGGTGTGGCCGGACCCCGAACGGCGCCCGCGGTGGCTGCGGCGCCGCATCTACGACATCTGCGTGGTCGGAACGCTCAGTTGGGTGGTACTACTGGCCGCGCTGGCGTTCGACGTCAACGGCTGACAACGGGTCCGCGCCCAGCCGTGCCCAAGCCCCCATACGACGACGGCCTACTGTACGCGGTGGTCACGTGTGGAGGGACGTCCCCGAACTCGTCCGTGCACGTCCCTGAAGGACCTCATCAGCCCACGCGGGACGGCCAACCTCCGGCCAGGAAGGCCATCCGAGGGGCGGAGCGGCTCCGTTCTCCGAGGTCGTGGCACCGTGCCACGTTGCGTAGGACCGGTCTTGAAAACCGTCGTGGCAGCGATGTCACCGTGGGTTCAAATCCCACACCCACCGCCCGGTCAGCAAACGTATTGATCAGAAGGGGTGTCCCGTGCCAGGGGCGCCCCTTCGTCATGGGTCCTGTCTCACTCTGAGCCGATCTGTGCCGCCTTGGATCACCGTGTGTGGACCAGGCGTGGACCGGATTGCCGCCCGCTCAGGGGCCTGTCACCAGGCAATGTGGGCCATGTGCGGCCAGGGGCCGTTGGTCCAGGAACGGGACAGCGTCCTCCTGCCGAGAGGCGCGAAGGACGACGCCTCGCGAACGCATGTGGCAAGCGGCTACTCCTGGGCTGCTGCAAGGTGCAGCGCCTGTTACTGCTCGCCGGTCTGTGGGCTGCTCAAAGAGGGGCTCCGGCCGGCGAGCCCGCGCACCACGCGATCGGACGTCCCGAGGAGGGTTGACCACGAAGATCCGCCTCGCAACAGACGGCCGCTGCCGCCCGCTCGCCTTCGTCATCACACCCGGCCAGGCCGGTGACGCACCGGACGCCCCAGAATCACACCGGACATGGCCCTCGCGGACAAGGCGTACTCGTCCCGCGCGATCCGTACACATCTACGACGGCGCTGGATCCGCACGTGATCCCGCAGCCCGCCGACCAAGCTGCGAACCGCAAACGTCTGGGCAGCCACGACGGCCGTCCGCCAGCCTTCGACCGCGAGGCATACAAGCGACGCAACACGGTCGAACGCTGCATCAACAAGCTCAAACAGTGGCGCGGCCTGGCCACCCGCTACGACAAGACCGCCACCATCCACCTCGCTGGACTCCACATCGCAGCCATCTTCATCCGGCCGGCGAGGTGATCCGAAAAAACGGCCTAGAGCTTTGCGATGTCCTTGTGGATCACTTCCATTCCGCCGTCGTGGTAAGCGGCCAGCCGCACCTTGAGCTGATGGCCCTTGGGCGCCTTGATGATCCGGTTGAGCGTCTCCGCCATGCTGCCGCCGTAACACGGAGGCTCGGAGTTGAGGGCGGTCCAACCGTCCCCCACGTCCTTCGGGTCGTTCCACTCCACCCAGACGCAGTCGGGCTCGCCGGAGAAGGCCTGCAGCGAGATGATCTTGACCGAGTTCACCGCGCCGTCGACGCGCTCATAGGTCACAGTCGCGGAATTGTGGTGGAGGCCGGCACCGGCCTCCAGGTTGACCGTGCTGGCCGCGGTGTCGGCAGCGGCTGGAGCCGCTCCTCCCGCTACCGTCGCGGCCACGACCGCGACGGTGACAGCCAGGGCAGGTAAGCGCATGATCCGTCTCCACGAAGCTAGTTGAGGAAGACTCACCTTGTGAGATTGACTTCCGTGGGAAACGCGAAGCCTCCGGCTCCGCCGTCACACGACGAGAGCCTCGGAATTGTCCCGCCTCCCAGAACGCCCTCACCCTCTCGCAGAGTAACGGCCGAGCGCATCGGTGAAACCACTTAGTTCGACTACGTAAGCGCGCGTTGACCTCGGCATTTCATGACGGTCCGTCGGGTGTTCGGCGGGCCGTTTCGGCTGTTCAGGCTGGAATCCGATCAGCATGGAGGCCGTGTGCAGTGCGACCCACCACGATATGACGGGCACCACGGGTCTGCCGAGCATCGCGAAGCCCAGTGACGTCCCGGCCGGCCCGTCGTGGGTGACGTCGTCCCAGAGCCGGTGTGTGACCGCT
This portion of the Streptomyces sp. NBC_01750 genome encodes:
- a CDS encoding DUF4184 family protein, which produces MRHRWYVTVISAWAGAVTHRLWDDVTHDGPAGTSLGFAMLGRPVVPVISWWVALHTASMLIGFQPEQPKRPAEHPTDRHEMPRSTRAYVVELSGFTDALGRYSARG